DNA from Rhizobacter sp. J219:
TCAACCCGCCAGCGTCTCTAGTACATCAAGCGATCCGGCCGGATGTCACGCAGGATGGTGGTCGCGATCTCCTCGATCGACTTGTGCGTGGAAGACAGCCACGAGATGCCTTCGCGGCGCATCATGCTTTCGGCCTGGGCCACCTCACGTTTGCAATTTTCGAGGTTGGCGTACTGGCTGTTGGGCCGGCGCTCGTTGCGGATCTCGGCCAGGCGCTCGGGGGCGATCGTCAGACCGAAGCACTTGGCCTTGTGCGGCGCCAGGCTCTTGGGCAGCTCGTTGCGCTCGAAGTCTTCGGGAATCAGCGGGTAGTTGGCGGCCTTGATGCCGTGCTGCATGGCGAGGTAGAGCGAGGTCGGCGTCTTGCCGCTGCGGCTCACCCCGACGAGGATCACGTCCGCCTGTTCCAGGTTCTTGGCCGACTGGCCGTCGTCGTGGGCGAGAGAGAAGTTGATCGCCTCGATGCGGTCGGTGTACTCCTGGCTCTTCGAGACGTCTGCAAACCGTCCGACGCGGTGATTCGACTTGACGCCGAACTCAGCCTCCAAAGGTTCGATGAAGGTGTTGAACATGTCCAGCACCATGCCCTTGCTGCCCTTGAGCACCCCCAATGTGTCGGGATCGACGAGCGTCAGGAAAACCACCGGGCGCACCCCTTCCAGCTCGGCCGTCTGATTGATCTCGCGCACCACCTGGTGGGCCTTGTCCAGGGTGTCGATGAAGGGCCGGCGCACGTGCCGCGGCTTGCCGGGAAACTGGGCGAGGATCGAATTGCCGAAGGTTTCGGCGGTGATGCCGGTGCCGTCAGAGACAAAGTACACAGTGCGGTTCGGCATATGGAATCTCGGCCCGTGGAGTGAGGGGGTCGATCATAGGCAAATCGCGCCTAGAATCTTTCAAGACTCTTCCCAGTCGCACCACGCATGCCACCGCCTGCACTCCAACCACAACTCGATACGCAGCGAGTCGCCTCGTCGCTTGAGCCCTTGATCGGCTCGCGGCCCCGCTGGGAAGCACCGGTTTACCAACATCACGGAGCTTTCCCATGTCTTCCATCAATCTGGCGACCGCCCTGGTCGTGCCGTTTGAACACCTGAGGATGACCGACGTCGAGTCGGTTGGCGGCAAGAACGCCTCCCTCGGCGAAATGATCAGTCAGCTGGCCGCCTCGGGTGTGCGGGTGCCCGGTGGCTTTGCCACGACGGCCAACGCCTTCCGGCGCTTCCTGGCGCACAACGGCCTGGCCGAGCGCATCAACAAGCGGCTCGACACCCTCAACACCGAAGACGTGCGTGCGCTGGCCGAAGCCGGCGCCGAGATCCGTCGTTGGGTGGAAGAAACGCCGTTCCCGGCCGACCTGCAGGAAGCGATCACCACCGAGTTCGCCAAGCTGACCGCCGGCAACCCGACGGCCTCGTTCGCCGTGCGCTCCTCGGCCACTGCCGAAGACCTGCCCGATGCGAGCTTTGCCGGCCAGCAGGAGACCTTCCTCAACGTCGTCGGTATCGACGACGTGCTGCACAAGATGAAGGAGGTGTTCGCGAGCCTCTACAACGACCGCGCCATCAGCTACCGCGTGCACAAGGGCTTCGCCCACACCGACGTGGCGCTGTCGGCCGGCGTGCAGCGCATGGTGCGCTCCGACCTCGGCGCCGCTGGCGTCATGTTCACCATCGACACCGAGAGCGGCTTCAAGGACGTGGTCTTCATCACCTCCAGCTACGGACTGGGCGAGACGGTGGTGCAGGGCGCGGTGAACCCCGACGAGTTCTACGTGCACAAGCCGGCGCTGAAGAACAACAAGTCGGCCATCATCCGCCGCAACCTCGGCTCCAAGCTCATCAAGATGGAGTTCGCCACCCCCGAGGAGAAGAAGGCCTCGGGCAAGCTCGTGAAGACGGTGGACACCGCCACCGAGCTGCGCAACCGCTACTCGCTCACCGACGCCGACGTGACCGAACTGGCCAAGTACGCCCTCATCATCGAGCAGCACTACGGCCGTGCGATGGACATCGAGTGGGGCAAGGACGGCGCGGACGGCCAGCTCTACATCCTGCAGGCCCGCCCCGAGACGGTGAAGAGCCAGCAGGCGGGCAAGGCCGAGCAGCGCTACAAGCTCAAAGGCACGGGCACCGTGCTGGCGGAAGGCCGCGCCATCGGCCAGAAGATCGGCACCGGCCCCGTGCGCATCGTGCACAGCCTGGCCGAGATGGACACGGTGCAACCCGGTGACGTGCTCGTCACCGACATGACCGACCCCAACTGGGAGCCGGTGATGAAGCGGGCGAGTGCCATCGTCACCAACCGCGGCGGGCGCACCTGCCACGCCGCCATCATTGCCCGCGAGCTGGGCATCCCGGCGGTGGTCGGCTGTGGTGATGCGACCGACACCCTGAAAGACGGCGCGCTCGTCACCGTGGCTTGCTCCGAGGGCGACACCGGGTTCATCTACGACGGCCTGCTCGAGACCGAGATCACCGAGGTCGACCGCGGCGAGCTGCCGTACTGTCCGATCAAGATCATGATGAACGTGGGCAACCCACAGCTCGCGTTCGACTTCGCGCAGATGCCCAACAGCGGTGTCGGCCTTGCGCGGCTCGAGTTCATCATCAACAACAACATCGGCGTCCACCCGAAGGCGATCCTCGACTATCCCAACATCGACATCGATCTGAAGAAGGCGGTCGAGTCGGTAGCGCGTGGGCATGCCTCCCCGCGCGCCTTCTATGTCGACAAGCTCACCGAAGGGGTGGCCACCATTGCTGCGGCCTTCTGGCCCAAGCCGGTGATCGTGCGCTTGAGCGACTTCAAGAGCAACGAGTACCGCAAGCTCATCGGCGGTTCGCGCTACGAACCGGAAGAAGAAAACCCGATGCTCGGCTTCCGTGGCGCCTCGCGCTATGTGAGCGACGGGTTCGGCGATGCCTTCTCGATGGAGTGCGAAGCCCTCAAGCGCGTGCGCAATGACATGGGCCTCACCAACGTCGAGATCATGGTGCCCTTCGTGCGCACGCTCGGCCAGGCCAAGCGCGTGACCGAGATGCTGGCCGAGAAGGGCTTGAAGCGTGGCCACGAGGGGCTGCGCATCATCATGATGTGCGAGATCCCAAGCAACGCGGTGCTGGCCGACCAGTTCCTCGAGTTCTTCGACGGCATGTCGATCGGCTCGAACGACCTGACCCAGCTCACGCTGGGGCTGGACCGCGATTCGGGCATGGAGATCCTCGCGGCCGACTTCGACGAGCGTGACCCGGCGGTCAAGGCGCTGATCTCGCGCGCCATCACCGCCTGCCGCGCGGTCGGCAAGTACGTGGGCATCTGCGGCCAAGGGCCGAGCGACCATGCGGACTTTGCCGACTGGCTGGCTGCCGAGGGCATCGTGTCGATCTCGCTGAACCCTGACACGGTGGTCGAGACCTGGAAGAGGCTAGCCGCACGCCGCTGATCGCACCAGCACGCCACGGCGAGGGTTGATGAGGATGGCACGCTGCGGATCGGCCCCGTGAGAATGGCCAGCCATGGCCGGCCCCTCCGCAGCAACCGATGACCTGAGCCCGCGTGCTTTCACCCGGCAGCTGAACCGGGTGTATGGCCTCTACGTCCTTGGGCTGCTGCTCTTCATCGCGGCGCTTGCCGGGCTGGAGGCGATGGGCATGTCGCGCCGGTGGATCGGCGCGATCTTCCTGCTCTCGACCGTGCTGCTCTATGCGGGCATCGGCGTGCTGTGCCGCACGTCGGATGCCGATGAGTACTACATTGCAGGCCGTCGCGTGCCGTCGGCCTACAACGGCATGGCGACCGCGGCCGACTGGATGTCGGCCGCCTCGTTCATCAGCCTGGCTGGCACCATGTACCTGCAGGGCTATGCGGGCCTCGCGTTCATCATGGGCTGGACCGGTGGCTACTGCCTGGTGGCCTTGCTGCTCGCGCCCTATCTGCGCAGCTTCGGGCAGTACACGATCCCCGACTTCCTCGGCGCCCGCTACGGCAGCCACGGCCCGCGGCTGATGGGCGTGCTGGCCACCATCCTGTGTTCGTTCACCTATGTGGTGGCGCAGATCTACGCCATCGGCCTGATTGCGAGCCATCTGGTGGGGGTGGGCTTCGAGATCGGCGTGTTTCTTGGGTTGGGCGGCATCCTCGTGTGCTCATTCCTTGGCGGCATGCGCGCCGTGACCTGGACGCAGGTGGCGCAGTACATCGTGCTGGTGATCGCCTTCCTCGTGCCGGTGTTCTGGCTGTCGATGAAGCAGACTGGGGTCCCGCTTCCGCAGCTGGTCTATGGCCAGCAACTGCAGAAAGTGACCGAGCGCGAACAGGCCTTGCGCGCCGACCCACGGGAGCTGGAGGTGATCGCGCTCTACAAGGCCCGCGCCGAGGAATACGCCGCGAAGCTCAGGGACGTGCCCGCGACGCTCGCCCGCGACCATGAGCTTGCGCGTCAGCGGGTCCAGCAGTTGCGTGCCGAAGACGCGCCGCTGGCGCGCATCCAGTCGGCGGAGAAGGCCTTGCTCGCCTTGCCGCGCGACGTCGAGACTGCCCGGCGCGTCTGGTCGCAGGCCAAGGCCGCGGCGGAGGCGAGTGCACGACCTCTGGGCGGGCTGCCGGCACATGGCACGGCCTACGCGGGCGACCCCAAGGGCACCGTTGAGCAGCAGCGGGCGTTCGAGGACTCGCGGCGCAATTTCCTCGCGCTCGTCTTCTGCCTGACCCTAGGCACCGCTGCGTTGCCGCACCTCTTGATGCGCAGCTACACCACGCCTTCGGTGCGGGCGGCGCGCCAGTCGGTCACCTGGTCGCTGT
Protein-coding regions in this window:
- the ppsA gene encoding phosphoenolpyruvate synthase, encoding MSSINLATALVVPFEHLRMTDVESVGGKNASLGEMISQLAASGVRVPGGFATTANAFRRFLAHNGLAERINKRLDTLNTEDVRALAEAGAEIRRWVEETPFPADLQEAITTEFAKLTAGNPTASFAVRSSATAEDLPDASFAGQQETFLNVVGIDDVLHKMKEVFASLYNDRAISYRVHKGFAHTDVALSAGVQRMVRSDLGAAGVMFTIDTESGFKDVVFITSSYGLGETVVQGAVNPDEFYVHKPALKNNKSAIIRRNLGSKLIKMEFATPEEKKASGKLVKTVDTATELRNRYSLTDADVTELAKYALIIEQHYGRAMDIEWGKDGADGQLYILQARPETVKSQQAGKAEQRYKLKGTGTVLAEGRAIGQKIGTGPVRIVHSLAEMDTVQPGDVLVTDMTDPNWEPVMKRASAIVTNRGGRTCHAAIIARELGIPAVVGCGDATDTLKDGALVTVACSEGDTGFIYDGLLETEITEVDRGELPYCPIKIMMNVGNPQLAFDFAQMPNSGVGLARLEFIINNNIGVHPKAILDYPNIDIDLKKAVESVARGHASPRAFYVDKLTEGVATIAAAFWPKPVIVRLSDFKSNEYRKLIGGSRYEPEEENPMLGFRGASRYVSDGFGDAFSMECEALKRVRNDMGLTNVEIMVPFVRTLGQAKRVTEMLAEKGLKRGHEGLRIIMMCEIPSNAVLADQFLEFFDGMSIGSNDLTQLTLGLDRDSGMEILAADFDERDPAVKALISRAITACRAVGKYVGICGQGPSDHADFADWLAAEGIVSISLNPDTVVETWKRLAARR
- a CDS encoding sodium:solute symporter family protein, coding for MAGPSAATDDLSPRAFTRQLNRVYGLYVLGLLLFIAALAGLEAMGMSRRWIGAIFLLSTVLLYAGIGVLCRTSDADEYYIAGRRVPSAYNGMATAADWMSAASFISLAGTMYLQGYAGLAFIMGWTGGYCLVALLLAPYLRSFGQYTIPDFLGARYGSHGPRLMGVLATILCSFTYVVAQIYAIGLIASHLVGVGFEIGVFLGLGGILVCSFLGGMRAVTWTQVAQYIVLVIAFLVPVFWLSMKQTGVPLPQLVYGQQLQKVTEREQALRADPRELEVIALYKARAEEYAAKLRDVPATLARDHELARQRVQQLRAEDAPLARIQSAEKALLALPRDVETARRVWSQAKAAAEASARPLGGLPAHGTAYAGDPKGTVEQQRAFEDSRRNFLALVFCLTLGTAALPHLLMRSYTTPSVRAARQSVTWSLFFILLLYLSAPALAVMVKFEVFNVLVGTPFDQLPGWIANWAKVDAGLLSVSDINHDGVLQLGEIRIGSDMVVLATPEIAGLPFVVSGMVAAGALAAALSTADGLLLTISNALSHDVYFKVVDSHASGSRRVTTSKMLLLVVALSAAAVAAQKPADIVFLVSAAFSIAASALFAALVLGVFWRRATAAGAVAGMVAGLSVTLYYMVRNEAWMRDIFHVTVPVDVWMGIQPISAGVFGVAASLVVTVVVSLLTPGRLAVTDEFLDRIRSPRRP
- a CDS encoding pyruvate, water dikinase regulatory protein, which codes for MPNRTVYFVSDGTGITAETFGNSILAQFPGKPRHVRRPFIDTLDKAHQVVREINQTAELEGVRPVVFLTLVDPDTLGVLKGSKGMVLDMFNTFIEPLEAEFGVKSNHRVGRFADVSKSQEYTDRIEAINFSLAHDDGQSAKNLEQADVILVGVSRSGKTPTSLYLAMQHGIKAANYPLIPEDFERNELPKSLAPHKAKCFGLTIAPERLAEIRNERRPNSQYANLENCKREVAQAESMMRREGISWLSSTHKSIEEIATTILRDIRPDRLMY